A window from Megalobrama amblycephala isolate DHTTF-2021 linkage group LG9, ASM1881202v1, whole genome shotgun sequence encodes these proteins:
- the sdc2 gene encoding syndecan-2, which yields MRNVWMILTLGLTAFLSGERIAVSAAKSPSSADDLYLEDAGSGGYPEDDDDFSSGSGSGAGEDIVEAATVNTLFIVPKAEPTQDSTKDFTPKVETSTSRDAPKDTKKRNRIESPDPSTEDSRRNPVTSTTSLPRAPLEVQSENLFQRTEVLAAVIAGGVIGFLFAIFLILLLVYRMRKKDEGSYDLGERKPSGAAYQKAPTKEFYA from the exons ATAGCAGTCTCTGCGGCCAAATCGCCCTCCTCGGCCGATGACTTATACCTGGAGGACGCCGGGTCAGGAGGTTACCCTGAAGATGACGACGACTTCAGCTCCGGATCGGGATCGG GAGCTGGAGAGGATATTGTGGAAGCTGCCACAGTAAACACACTGTTCATCGTGCCTAAAGCAGAGCCCACACAGGACTCCACCAAAGACTTCACGCCGAAAGTGGAGACATCGACATCACGCGATGCTCCTAAAGACACAAAGAAACGAAACAGGATAGAG TCTCCAGATCCTTCCACAGAAGACTCGCGTAGAAACCCCGTCACGAGCACCACCAGCCTCCCTCGAGCCCCCCTGGAGGTCCAGTCCGAAAATCTCTTCCAGAGGACAGAGGTTTTGGCAG CTGTCATTGCGGGTGGAGTTATCGGCTTCCTCTTTGCcatcttcctcatcctcctcttGGTGTACCGCATGAGAAAGAAGGACGAAGGCAGCTACGACCTCGGGGAGAGGAAGCCGTCCGGAGCGGCCTATCAGAAAGCTCCGACCAAGGAGTTTTACGCATAG